CTGCAGGCTGCGGCGGGCAATCTGGTTGAAGAACTCGATCAGGATGGAGAAGCCAATGGCCGCGTACAGATAGCCCTTGGGAATCTTGAAGCCCAGGCCTTCGGCGGTCAGTGTCAGACCAATCATCAGCAGGAAGCTCAGGCACAGCACCACCACGGTGGGGTGGTTGTTCACGAAGGTGGTCAGTGGCTTGGAGGCCCAGATCATCAGCGCAATCGAGATAATGACGGCTGCCATCATGACGGGCAGTTGATCCACCATACCCACGGCAGTAATGACGGCATCCAGCGAGAACACGGCGTCCAGCACCACAATTTGGGCTACCACCACGCCAAAGCTGGCATAGGCCTTGTTGGTGCTGGAGTGATGGTCGCCGCCTTCCAGACGCTCATGCAGTTCGCTGGTGGCCTTGAACAGCAGGAACAAGCCGCCCAGCAGCAGGATCAGGTCGCGGCCCGAGAAGCTCAGCGGTCCGATGGAGAATAGCGGCGTGGTCAGGGTGACCAGCCAGGAGACGATAGTCAGCAGACCCAGGCGCATGATCAGCGCCAGAGACAGGCCGATCAGACGAGCACGGTCGCGCTGATGCGGAGGGAGTTTATCGGCCAGAATCGCGATAAAGATCAGGTTGTCGATGCCGAGAACAATCTCCAGCACCACCAGAGTTAATAAGCCGACCCAGATGCTGGGATCGAGTAGCCATTCCATGATGTTGTCCTGTTAGACAGATAAATAAGTGCAAAAAAGCAAAGAGGCAGGGCGCTGCAGCGCGTCAGGGATCAGACGCGGGGCGGGCGGTGCTCCGGGGCGAATTCGCAACAAATAGCGGGCAGGGAATAAGGCGGGCAAGCCGAGGGCCAGGCATGCAGCCAAAAAGACTGAACCGGGCAGGGCAAAGGTGTGTCTGCGTGATCGGCGTACTGTTGCATGGGCGTGTGCGCCAGAATGGCGCTGAGCTGCTGCAAAGGATGGCTCCCGGGTTTGACACGGTGTTCCGCAGGCTCGGCCGCATGGGATTCGTGTTGAACGAATAAAGCGGACTGACCACCTTGCACAGTGGCGTGGTAGTGAGAGCTGTAAGCCTGCAGGGGAAGGATCAGAAGTAAGACGACGACGAACCAGCGTCTCATAGTGTCTAAGGGAAGTCTGTGACGGGTCAGTATATCGTATGCGGGCAAGTTCAAGGCAAGTGCCAGATCAAGTTCTGCATGCCGGCAGCAAGCGTCAAGCCTGGCCGCTCGTGAAAGAGCCCCGTGCGGGCATAGAGGGGATATTCATCCCAGGCAGCCAAATCGGCCCTGATCAAAGTCGGCCAGAGCCTGGGTAATTTCCTGTTGTGTATTCATCACAAAAGGGCCGTAGGCCTGGACGGGTTCATTGATGGGCTCGCCGCCCAGCAAGAGCAAGCGGGTGTCGTTGTGGGCCTCCAGTGCAATGTGCTGCCCTTCCTGTTCCAGCAATACGACCTGGCTTGGGCGGGCCAGGGTTTGCTGGTTCACCTGTACGGCACCATTGAGCACCAGCAAGCTGCTGTTCCAGCCCTCAGGCACCTGGAAGCAGGCTTGATGTCCGGCTTTGATCTGTATGTCCCACAAAAGCAGCGGGCTGTGGTGATGGGCAGCGCCAGGCTGTTCCTGATACTGACCCGCTATGACACGAATCGTGCCGGATTCTTCTGGCAGGGCACGAACGGGAATCTGCGTCTTGGACAAATGCTGCTGGCTAGGAGCCCGGGATTTTGCACGGGCAGGCAGATTTACCCATAACTGCACCATTTCCCATGGACCGCCCTGGCGGGCGAATTGCTCGGAATGACGGGCCTGATACAAGAGACCGGAGGCTGCACTTAGCCAGTGCACATCGCCGGGCTCCAGAATGCCGCTCTGGCCGGTAGAGTCGCGATATTCAAGCTCGCCCTGATACACCAGGGTGACGGTTTCAAAGCCACGTTGGGCAGAACCATGCACTTTGCGTCGTCGACTGTGGGGTGAGTAGTGGGTGGGAGCGGCGTAATTCAGACGTAAAAAGGGGCTGTGCCGGTCTGCGTGATCCTGATGGCTGAACAAAGTACGCGCCGCCAGACCATCGTCGCCCCCCAGGGACGGACAGGGATTCAGGATGCTGGCGACTTTTTTCATGGCACAGGTTCCGCTTAAAAAACGCATGCCTTCAAGGATAGGGGCCAAATCCCGCCATGATTAGCCCCTGCCAGTGCAAAACTGTATTGCTGGGGCGGGCTGGACGAATGTGAGCAATTAGTAACCAAATTAACAAACGTAATCTTCCTGAGCGCGCTAGCATTAGCGCACTTTGTTACGTAGAGAGTGGAATGGGGCAGGCTTTTCAGGCCTTGAGCGTCTGGCAGGTGATGGGCGTGGGCTTATTGTTCTTCGGCGGTATTTACGTGCTGTTCGCACTGGGCACCTTGGCGCTGACACATTGGCTGTTTCCTGCCTTGGGTTGGGGACGCCCTCTGGACACGCGCCCTTTGCGTCCCGGCCAGTTGCGTCGGGAACTGAAGCAGTCCGCTACGGCCATCCTTATTTTCGGCACAGGCATGATTTTCCCCTGGGGATTCTTGCAGCTGGGCTGGGCGCATTTGACGCCCGATGCCAGCGCGACCCGTATTGCCCTGGAAATTCTGGCTCTGGTGATCTGGAACGATGTGCACTTCTGGATCAATCATCGTCTCTTGCATACTCGCTGGTTGCGCCGCTATCACGGCCCGCACCATTCTTCCGTGGTGGTGACACCGTTTTCCACCTACAGCTTTCACCCGCTGGAGTCGATCATGCTAGGCAATGTGATCTTGCTGCCCATGGTCGTGCATGACTTCAGTTTCTGGTCGCTCTTGTCCGTGCCTCTGTTCAGCCTGTTTTTCAACAGCATCGGCCATTCCAATTACGACTTTTTCCCCATGGTCTCCAGCCGCAACTGGCTGGCAGCCAGCCGTCGTCACCAGCGCCATCACGCGCACTACAACGGGAATTACGGTTTTCAGTTCAGCTTCATGGATCGCCTGTTTGGCACCCGTTTGCCTGATCGCCCCGAGGAGGCGCGGGGATGAGCGCTGCGTGGCGTTTGCGCCAGCCGCGCGATTGGCAAAGCCTGCTGTACCTGATTGCCTATCCTGTGCTGGTGGTCGCGCTGTGGCGTGGCGGTTTCTCCTGGATTCTGTACGGCTTGCTGCTGTTCCTGACGCTGGGCATAGGCGTCATCAACCACAACCATCATCACCTGCGCATGTGGCGGGGGCGTCTCCCCAATCGCTTGACGGATTTCTGGCTGACCATGGTACAAGGCCATCCCGCTTGCGTGTTCTGGCCTGCGCATGGGCGTAATCACCATCGCTATAAACATGGTGAGAAAGACGTGGCCCGCACCTACCGTTTCTGGCGGGGTGACACCAACGACACGCTGGGCTGGCTGATGCACCCCTTTGAGGCCGTGCCTGCGCTGTACCCCACGATTTTTGGATGGCTGGGCAGCTTGCGCCGGCATTGGCCGGGCGTCTGGGCCTATTGCATGGCGCAGTATGGTGTGTGGCTGGCTAGCTGGACGCTGGCCCTGGCGCTGGACCCGGTGAAAGGTTTCTTGTACGTCATCCTGCCGCAGCTGCACGGTTTGCACTGGCTGCTGACTACGAATTATCTGCAACATGCTCATGCCGACGGCAGTCATGAGGGCCGACATGGCGAGCAACTGGCCTATGCCCGCAATTTCGAGGGCCTGGTCAATCCCTTGCTTTTTAATATTGGCCTGCATGTGGCTCACCATGAACATTCTCGCGCGCACTGGTCCGAGCTGACCCGGCTGCACGACACCGAATACCGAGCCCGCACCCCGGACGCCTTGAACGAAGGGGGGCTGGTGCCTTATATGCTGCGTGTTTTTGTGCTGGGCCTGTTTGTGCCCCGCTACCGCAGTCAATCCTTGAACGCCGTGGGCCAGACGGAGCGTCGGCGTGATTCCGTGTAATCAGGAGTATTTCTATGCCCGTGGCCTTTGAGCACGTTGTTATCCATCAGGCCCAATGGTTCATGCCCGGTGAGCCGGTCGATAACACCGCCATGGATAACTTTATTGCCCCCTTGAATCGTATTTCGGGGCGTATCAAGCAGCGCATTCTGGCCGAGAACGGCATTCAGCAGCGCTACTACGCCATTGGTGAAGATGGCAGTACGCGCTGGAGCAATACGGCCATGGCCGCCAATGCCATCCGCAGTTGCCTGGAGCAGGCGGGTTTGGACATGGGCGATATCGGTCTGCTGGCCAGCGGCTCGTCGGGTGGGGATTTGCTGATGCCCGGTTTTGCCAACGCGATTCAGGGTGAACTGGCGGCTCCCCCGCTGGAAGTGCATTCCGTACACGGGATTTGCGCTGCGGGTGTCACGGCTTTGCAGACGGTGGCCCAAGGTATTGAGCTTGGAGCGCATCGTCATGGCATGGCCGTAGCCAGTGAAATGCCTTCGCGCCTGTTCCGTCGTTCGCGGTTTGCATCGCAGGATTATCAGGCAGACTTTGATGCGCATTTCTTGCGCTGGATGCTGTCCGATGGCGCGGGTGCGGCCTTGCTCAGCCACCAGGATCAGGTGCTGCCCACTACGCAGCCCGGTGTGCGTTTGCGCCTGCGCTGGATTCATCAGAAATCCTTCTCCGGTGACTACCCCGTTTGCATGCAGCTAGGTGCGGCACGCGATTCCACCCGCAGCCACCTGGATTACGACTCCTGGGCCGACGCCGAGCAGGCCGGTGCCTTGTCCTTGCGCCAGGACATTCGCCTGCTGCCGCACTTGTTCGACATCGGTATTCACGAGTACGTGAAACTGGTGCGCGATGGCTGGGTCGACCCCGAGCGCATCAGCCACTTCCTGTGCCATTACTCGTCCGAAAAATTCATCCCCGTGGTGGCCGATCTGCTGGAACAGGCTGGCCTGGGCATTCCCGCCGAGCGTTGGTACAGCAATCTGCGCTGGCGCGGCAATACGGGCGCGGCATCCATTCTGATCATGCTGGCCGAGTTCATGCGTGACCGGACCTTGACGCCGGGCGAGCAGGTCCTGTGCTACGTGCCCGAGTCGGGCCGCTTCATGACGGCCTATATGCTGCTGGAAGTGGAAGCCTGCGATGCACCGGCCCCCGCCGTGTCCTACCCGTCTGCCAAGCAAACGGTCGCTGCGTCCTCCGATCAGGTGGATATTGCTCCCCCGCATGACCCCGCCACTGCCCCGCAAGGCTTGCGTGATCTGCTGACGCAATTGGCTCCCATCTGGCACGACTATCGCTCCCAGGTGTGGCGCACCCCTTTGTTGCGCAGCCTGCACGATGGCTCGATTCGCATACAGGACTATCAAAAGTGGATGGCAGACTGGATTCCCCAAGTGCGCGAAGGGGCCAAGTGGATGCGCGAAGCCTGCGACTCCCTGTCGCCCGCCTACGCACCGCTGGCCGAGCTGATACGTCTGCACGCGGGCGAAGAACAGGACGACTTCAAGATTCTGTTCGAGGATTATCAACATGCAGGTGGCACCGCGACCGAGATCGAGCAACTGAGCCGTAATCCTGGCGGTCAGGCCCTGAACTCCTACCTGCATGCTCTGGCGGCCAGCCAGGACCCGATTGGCTTGCTGGGCGCCATTTATATTATCGAAGGCACCGGCCAGCGCATTGTGCCCGCCTTGCTGCCCCTGTTGAAATCCTCGCTGTCGCTGGAACCGAATATGTACCGTTTCCTGCACTATCACGGCATGAACGACGAGCATCACCTGGCCCGTTGGCTGGTGGCGGTGGAGCTGGCTCTGGATTGCGACGAAACAGGCCGCGCCGAGCAGATTATTATTGAAACCGCACGCCGTACCGCCGCCCTGTACCTGATGCAGTTCCAATACGCGAAAGAGTTTTAAGTCATGGATCAAATCCCGGATTTTTTAAGCAAGCCGCATGACCCGCAGGACCCCAATCCCTGGCGGGCCCTGTATCTGGATCGCAGCACGCCTTTGCCTGATGAAGTGAAGCAGGCCTGGCTGGCCGATTCCAGCTCTTCGTCACGCCAGTATTTGCTGCCGTTCTTGCGGCCACTGGCACGCTTGATGATTGTGCTGATTCAGATTGTTAAAACCTTTTTGCCGCGTAAATGGTCGCACTCGGGCCTGTTGCATCGCATTCTGGTGTGGGGCCTGAAGCGCTTTGTTTCGCCCCAGGCCAACTGGCTGATTCTGCGTCACTTTCATCTGGGTTCACAGGTGCTGGCTTTTATTGCCGCCAACTCGCCCACCAAGGTGCCGACCACGCCGCTGACGCCCATGAACATCGACGAATTGCGCGATCACACCTTTGTGAAGCACGATTTGAATCTGTTCAATTTCGTGATCCGGCTCAATCAAACCTTGCGGGACAATAATCAGGAAATCGGCCCACCGGAGCGGGTGGACTTCTCCATGATTCAGCCCGTGCCCCTGGCGCTGGACGATATGCCGCAAGGCCTGCTGAACAAGATGGACCTGCAAAGCGCCATTGAACTGTTCACGCCCTTGTACCAGCTGCTGCTGACCGATAACGACTTCTGGCGTGCAGCCAATTCCTTGCAGCTGGACGAGACGATCGGGATTTACGCCGCCAAGATTTTGCAGGCGCCCGAGCATCTGATTCTGGTGAACAATGGCCACCCTCTGGTGCCCATGTCGACCTTGCGAGCAGGCTACCGACTGGTGCTGCACGGCTTGTCGACAGAGATGCTGCATAGCCTGCTGAATCAGATGAAGCAGGCGCAAGCGCAGCAGGATAGCGGGCAAGCGCCAGACCTGGCGCAAGACAATAGCGCAGCGTCGCCTGAAGTGTGAGGTAGAAAAAACGGCTCAATAATGAGCCGTTTTTCTATTGGGCATACGGCCCACATCCAGTCATGCTGATCGCCTTCTGGCAATTTTGCGAGACTTAGTTGCGCTTGGTGTAGGCCATGTACAGCTCGTGGGCGCGGGTTTCAATCGGGCCGTGCGCGTAGTGGCGATCGTCAATGCGATTGCAGTGCAGAACCTTGCCGTAGTTGCCGGTACTGAAGACTTCGTCCGCATCCAGCACGTCTTGTGGTGTCAGGCTGGCTTCACGCACTTCAATGCCATCGTCGCGCAGCAGTTGCATGACACGTCGGCGGGTAATGCCGTTCAGAAAGGTGCCGTTCAGCTCGGGTGTCAGCACTACGCCGTCCCGCACAATCCACAGATTGGCAACAGCAAATTCGGCGATCTTGCCTTTGGAGTCCAGCACGATGGCGTTGTCAAAACCGCGTGCACTGGCCTCGCGCAAGATGCGCTGGGTATTGGGGTACAGGCAGGAAGCCTTGGCATCGGTAGGTGCCATGGAGGGGTCCGGGCGCAGGAATTCACTGAAAGTGGCGCTAAAGCCGCTGTCGTCCGGCATGGGGGATTCAAAAATATGAATGGCTAACTGGCTGGTGGCTGGATCGGGCTGGATGAAACCGCCGGGCGCGAAATACAGCAGCTTGATGTAGTAATCCGTGCTGTGGGACAGCTTTTTCAGGCCTTCGTGCACCAGTTCTACAGTTTGCTGGGGCGTCATCACCGGCTCCATGCCCAAGGTGATGGCCGATCGGTTCAGGCGCTCACAGTGCAGGTCCAGATCCGGAGTATGGCCCTGAATGGAACGGGCACCGTCAAAAACGGTTGTGGCCATCCAGAAAGCATGGTCCGTGGCACCAATCAAGGGCGCGCTGGTGTCGCTCCATTGACCATTGGACCAGGTGATTTCGTTGTTACTCATGGGACATCCCTCCTGATTTTGTTGTGGCGTAGTGGCAATTTATCTTGCCGTTGTACTATTTCCAATACACATAATAGAGAGCAAGAAACGACTTGAGGTGGTGTCAGCGTGCTATCTGATATTTATAAAACATATAACTGGACGCTGGCCGAGCTGCATGCTTTCTGCCTGATCTGCGAATGCCAGAACCTGAGCCAGGCGGCGCTGCGTATCGGGATCAGCCAGTCGGCCATTTCCTTGATGGTGCAGCGGTGGCGACAGGCTTTGGGCGATCCCTTGTTC
This genomic window from Alcaligenes faecalis contains:
- a CDS encoding pirin family protein, with the protein product MKKVASILNPCPSLGGDDGLAARTLFSHQDHADRHSPFLRLNYAAPTHYSPHSRRRKVHGSAQRGFETVTLVYQGELEYRDSTGQSGILEPGDVHWLSAASGLLYQARHSEQFARQGGPWEMVQLWVNLPARAKSRAPSQQHLSKTQIPVRALPEESGTIRVIAGQYQEQPGAAHHHSPLLLWDIQIKAGHQACFQVPEGWNSSLLVLNGAVQVNQQTLARPSQVVLLEQEGQHIALEAHNDTRLLLLGGEPINEPVQAYGPFVMNTQQEITQALADFDQGRFGCLG
- a CDS encoding sterol desaturase family protein — translated: MGQAFQALSVWQVMGVGLLFFGGIYVLFALGTLALTHWLFPALGWGRPLDTRPLRPGQLRRELKQSATAILIFGTGMIFPWGFLQLGWAHLTPDASATRIALEILALVIWNDVHFWINHRLLHTRWLRRYHGPHHSSVVVTPFSTYSFHPLESIMLGNVILLPMVVHDFSFWSLLSVPLFSLFFNSIGHSNYDFFPMVSSRNWLAASRRHQRHHAHYNGNYGFQFSFMDRLFGTRLPDRPEEARG
- a CDS encoding fatty acid desaturase → MSAAWRLRQPRDWQSLLYLIAYPVLVVALWRGGFSWILYGLLLFLTLGIGVINHNHHHLRMWRGRLPNRLTDFWLTMVQGHPACVFWPAHGRNHHRYKHGEKDVARTYRFWRGDTNDTLGWLMHPFEAVPALYPTIFGWLGSLRRHWPGVWAYCMAQYGVWLASWTLALALDPVKGFLYVILPQLHGLHWLLTTNYLQHAHADGSHEGRHGEQLAYARNFEGLVNPLLFNIGLHVAHHEHSRAHWSELTRLHDTEYRARTPDALNEGGLVPYMLRVFVLGLFVPRYRSQSLNAVGQTERRRDSV
- a CDS encoding beta-ketoacyl-ACP synthase III; this encodes MPVAFEHVVIHQAQWFMPGEPVDNTAMDNFIAPLNRISGRIKQRILAENGIQQRYYAIGEDGSTRWSNTAMAANAIRSCLEQAGLDMGDIGLLASGSSGGDLLMPGFANAIQGELAAPPLEVHSVHGICAAGVTALQTVAQGIELGAHRHGMAVASEMPSRLFRRSRFASQDYQADFDAHFLRWMLSDGAGAALLSHQDQVLPTTQPGVRLRLRWIHQKSFSGDYPVCMQLGAARDSTRSHLDYDSWADAEQAGALSLRQDIRLLPHLFDIGIHEYVKLVRDGWVDPERISHFLCHYSSEKFIPVVADLLEQAGLGIPAERWYSNLRWRGNTGAASILIMLAEFMRDRTLTPGEQVLCYVPESGRFMTAYMLLEVEACDAPAPAVSYPSAKQTVAASSDQVDIAPPHDPATAPQGLRDLLTQLAPIWHDYRSQVWRTPLLRSLHDGSIRIQDYQKWMADWIPQVREGAKWMREACDSLSPAYAPLAELIRLHAGEEQDDFKILFEDYQHAGGTATEIEQLSRNPGGQALNSYLHALAASQDPIGLLGAIYIIEGTGQRIVPALLPLLKSSLSLEPNMYRFLHYHGMNDEHHLARWLVAVELALDCDETGRAEQIIIETARRTAALYLMQFQYAKEF
- a CDS encoding DUF6999 family protein, with protein sequence MDQIPDFLSKPHDPQDPNPWRALYLDRSTPLPDEVKQAWLADSSSSSRQYLLPFLRPLARLMIVLIQIVKTFLPRKWSHSGLLHRILVWGLKRFVSPQANWLILRHFHLGSQVLAFIAANSPTKVPTTPLTPMNIDELRDHTFVKHDLNLFNFVIRLNQTLRDNNQEIGPPERVDFSMIQPVPLALDDMPQGLLNKMDLQSAIELFTPLYQLLLTDNDFWRAANSLQLDETIGIYAAKILQAPEHLILVNNGHPLVPMSTLRAGYRLVLHGLSTEMLHSLLNQMKQAQAQQDSGQAPDLAQDNSAASPEV
- a CDS encoding branched-chain amino acid aminotransferase, whose translation is MSNNEITWSNGQWSDTSAPLIGATDHAFWMATTVFDGARSIQGHTPDLDLHCERLNRSAITLGMEPVMTPQQTVELVHEGLKKLSHSTDYYIKLLYFAPGGFIQPDPATSQLAIHIFESPMPDDSGFSATFSEFLRPDPSMAPTDAKASCLYPNTQRILREASARGFDNAIVLDSKGKIAEFAVANLWIVRDGVVLTPELNGTFLNGITRRRVMQLLRDDGIEVREASLTPQDVLDADEVFSTGNYGKVLHCNRIDDRHYAHGPIETRAHELYMAYTKRN